The genomic segment CAGATTTTACAGAATGATTCCAAAGATGAGGACCCTGAGTTATTGTATTTAGGGACAGTTCAGAAGCACAACTCATATTTGAAATGTCAATGGGCTTGTTCTCACCACAAGTATCATTTAATATGTTTTATGCATCCAGATTTCTCTTTTTTATTCAGAGGCACACTATTTATAGGATAAGGTgtagtggggtggggtggtgcaGGTTACTGAAGCCATCTATAATGGTaaatttgtgatttttattttatgtttatgATTAATTTGTTTCTGGGTCGTTGTCATACCTGCTCTAGCTGTATCTGAATATTTTAATATTCAGGAGAAAATTGAGCttattaaaaaaacatttcttaaaaaaaatatgGGAAGTAGAAAATAATCCAATTACAGAATAGAAAAAATTAATAACAAGAAAAAATCTCACAGACTGGAATCACAAAATAGACAGGTACAGAGTGAGTGAATGGTCAaatatctggcagatggaatataatgtggcaagatgtgaagttgtttattttggcaTGATGATTAAAAAGAAAGGATACTACTGAAAtgattgcagagttctgagatcCAGAGGGACaaggtaggagcagaagtaagccatcaagtctgctccattattcagtgagattgtggttgatctgatgatcctcaactccacttttttgcCTTTCCTCTGTAATCcgtgattcccttactgattaaaaatctgtctatttcagtcttgaatatatttaatgacctagCCTCAAAGGCCCTCTGTTGTAAATAATTCAACTGatccactaccttctgagagaagaagttcctcctcatctctgccttaaacgaCCAAgcctttattctgaaattatgtccTCTTGTTCCAGACTTTCCCACAGGGGGAAATAACCTTTTTatatttactctgtcaagtcctgaagaatcttgtatatttcaataagttaTTATATATTTTGTTCTTATATATTTCAACAGGTACAAGCCCAatttactcaacttctcctcctAAGATACTCCCTCCATAACTCGCATCAGCCTCGTGAACGTTCTCTGGAGTGCCTCTCTTTTCTTCGATACAAGGACCCAAACTCTTTACAGCATTCCtgtgctttgtatagttttagcaaaaaaCTCCCTATgcttatactccattccctttctaATAAtggacaaaattctatttgtcttccctattacctgccaAATTTGGATGCTGGCTTTTTGTGATTTGTGGACAAAGATTCTCAATTCTCTTTctacagcattctgcagtcttttACATTTAAATGTGATTCAGCCTATATATTATTCCTGCGAAAGTACATAACAagacatttccccacattacatTCTATCTTCCAAGTTTTTGCCCTCTTGCttatgaaataattccacagaggccagtgtctcatcaccaagtcaccctttatttatatgttgaAAGTCCTTGACAGTGGTCCAGCTTTCTCAAAGTGTCAAAATGTCAGGGCCTCCTGGTTGCGCTgctaatctggtctaatcaggaaattcatattctatgaggtccacccggCTGACCTCGAGCTAATTTGTCTACAGTCTGATCTGCTATAATACGTGTTTCCTCAATGTTTCTTAAaatgaattggctttaacgcaaCTGAAGAAGTTAGATTGTTATTATTagatgtgaactttccttacctgtattggctataacacaattctggcctCATCAGTTTATATGGCATGGcaagattgcatgagaacggaactattgcattatatcagaactgactgtatgtcACTCTGCAGATTTTTTACGTCATCCTCAcatcttgcctttccaactagtttttgtatcatctacaaacttggcaatcatacattcactttcttcatccaagtcattgtttgtaaaaaaaatgagTCCATAACAATCCCTGTTGCACACCATTAGctgcaggttgccatcctgaaaatgtccctcttatcccaactctatcTTCTATTAAATAGTCAATACCCTTCCCATGCTCATAAAGTGCCTCCATAGATCTACCGGTAGGTGTTCTAGTGCATATGTCACAAAAGTAAGTATGCAAGTGTAGCAAGTtattaagaaggctaatggaatgctgtcctttattATGAGAGAAATTTAACATGAAATAAGGAGATGTTTTAATTGTACAGGGCATTAATAAAACCACATCTTGAGTACAAGAAAATACTGTGGaacctggaaatctgaaataaaaacagtgttggagaaactcagcaagtctggctagAGCTGTGAgatagaaacaaagttaacattgagTTTGGTATGATGTTTCTCAGGTCTGAATGGGGCTAAATAATCTTGATATtttgaatattgtatgcagtttttgtctccttctcGAAGAACAAATATAAGTGCTTTGGAAGCAATTCAGGGGAAGTTAGATTGATTGATATTTCTAATGAGCGAGTTGTATTATGAAGAGTTAGACAgactgggcctgtttccactggaaTCTCGAAAAGTAATGGGTAATTGTTTCATTTGTACAAGATCCTGAATGGCCTTAATAAATTAGACATAGAAGTGATGTTTCTCCAAGTGAGTGAGACCAGATCTGGGGGACTGTTTTGAAAACTAGGGGTTGCCGTTTTAGTACAGAGATTAGGagagtgtttttttctctcttagtATTGTGCAGCTTTGGAACTCTGTCTCCAAAGATTATGAAGATGCAGTAATTGAGTGTTTTTTTAAGGTGGACTTAGATAGATTCTGAAAAACGGTCactggaattgaaacattaatgctgcttTCTGTCCTGTCAGATGCTACCAGagctgatgagcttttccagcaagttctctttttgtttcagatgtccagcctccacagttctttgtgttaATTTCAGATTATTTTGAGGCAAAGGAGTCAAAGGGTACTGGGACTATTCAGAACACAGGCAGATCAAtcctgatcttattgaacgatGGAGTAGGTTTCAAGGGCCAAATGGTTACTTCTGCTTCTAATTAATATGTTCATGTATAAGTAAGAACAAGACAATGAAATTCAGCAATATAATAACACATTGAACTGCAGACACTGACAATCTGAAACCAAAATAGAAACTGCTCGAGAAACTCAGAAATTCTAGCagcatatatggagagagaaacagagttaatgttccaagtccagtgacccttcagaaattcagcaagtaGCAGAAAAATAGTGGACAGCATATTACAAGGTATTGTAAAACTACATTGACATTACAAACCAATGCACCATTTCTATTATATAGGCACTGAATTGCATATTAATTTCAGTATTTAGCTACTCCAAGGAGAACCCAATCCAAGTGAGGAATTGGACTGCTTTGTACTGAATATAAAGGCTCAACAACATtagagaggtgatggcctagaagttattgctggattgttaatccagagacccaggtactcttttggaaatctagggtTCAAATTCTACAGTGGCatctggaatttgaatgcaatattttaaaaaatctgtaattaagagtataatgatgaccatgaatccattgtcaattgtcagaataacctatctggttcacaatGCTGTATTGTTGCAcagcggtagtgtccctacctctgagccagaaggatTGGGTTAACGTTTCACttgccccagaggtgtgtaataatattccTGAACAGGTAGATTcgaaaatatatttaaaagatCTCAGTGCCTTTAAAGGTGAACCAATGCAATGCGTTACAAAGGTGAGTACCTCCTCGCCCGAGAATCTGAATACATCATCTCCAACAGCGACAGTTTTGATTGGTTACCACCGCGTCGCCAAGTCCCAGATTCGGGCGCGGAGCCTGCTGGCCCCGTAACCTGAATAGCTGAGTCTCGCGTGCTGTTGAGCAGGCCTGACCCCGAAACCTGAATACTCGAGTTTCACGCCGCGCAAACCCTGGACCATGAATAATCCGAACGACCCACCGGGCTAAGTGGAGAGCGCCGCCCCTAAGCATGAATACGCAAATCCACCTGCGGGTTGAGGGAAGCGGGAATATTGGGTAGCGCTCCAACCCGGGTCCCAGATGGCGGCCCAGCCTGCGGGAATCTGAATGTTTAATACGCCAGGGTGCAGGTTGGCTGTGGTGTTATTGGGTTATGCCGGCCGCGGGTGGAGTCAGTGtgttttttgcattttaaaaagtccCAGGCCAGTAGCCGGCCATAAAATAAGCGGAGTCGAGGTTTGAAAATTGTTCCCTCCACTTGCTGTTTTCTCCCCGAAGATGGCGGAGGCACTGGGGGTGGCTGACACCCGTAGGCTTCACAGTAAGCCGCAGGATTTAAACGACGCGTACGGGCCTCCCAGCAACTTCCTCGAGATCGACATCTTCAACCCGCAGACGGTCGGGGTCGGTAGGAGTAAATATACCACATACGAGGTCCGAATGAGGGTGAGTGTGCGGTTGCTAGCCCCTACTTCAAGCTGCCGCggaggtggagggggaggggaatgtTAAATCTAGTCCGAGGCTTCAGTCACGGCCTGCGTTCTTGCACACCACCCCCACCTCAGAGAGGGGAGTGGTAATTCAGCGTGTGATCTGTTGGCCAAACGGAGAAGATCTGCTCccattctttttatttctttccgaAGCATGTCTGGGAGCGGCTGATTTAAATATTCACCTACTATCGAATTCTGTTATATCACAAGTGCCCTTGATTTGCTCATTATTGAATGATTCTCCACTTTCAGGGTAAGCACACACCTGTTTTTGAGGTGTTGACTGTCTTGAGCTAATGTTCTAaagtaccatttttaaaaataaaattgctagTCCTATTTACCTTTTGCCACCTCCTTTCTTTTTAAGGTGTGATTGTGTTTTTAACAAGCGTTTCTGAATTtcagttctgctttttaattataGTTTTTATCACTGGAAAGAGCAAACCACCAGATTGTCCCCTGAGTTCTCTTGGATGAGTTGACTGGGAGCTCAAACTGTCATAGACCAACAGTGTCTCAAAAGCAGAAGGAACTGTTTCGCATTAGTTTTGCCTTTATCTTGGTTTTCTCCTATTGAGAGGAGGGAGAGGAAATAAACAAGATGATAAAATGTTGGTGAAGCCAGCAGGTCTGGTGTTTGTAGAGGAAATGCTTAACATTTTAGATCTAAATGATTCAAATTATTATAATTCTTCACAGATAAtatcaaactttaatttctccagcactttgttttcagttcagatcttCAGTATCTTGAGTACTTTTATTTGAATAAACAAGGTGACTGATCTGTACCTGCATATGGAAAGCTAAGTAGAATACTGGATTAGATTAAACTGAATCTTTTTTAGCTGAATAATTGAATTATTTGGCCCCACTTTGTTTTCTCTTGAAGTCTACTCAAAAGTAACTGAAGTTTAGATGGTTGAATTGACTGTTAGTCTGACATCTTTCTGTTGCCCCTAGGATTGTCCCATATTCTAACTTATTTGTTTAGTTCAAAGCTCTGAATGCTGCTCAAATTGACAAATTTGTGATTAGTGGTAAATGCATCTTGAAAGGTGGTACTTATCTGAAGCTGTTTATAATTTTGAAAGCTTATTCTTTCATGAAATTTGGATGATCTTGGCAAGGCCACTACTTAATGCCCATCCCAGAGGGTGggcaagagtcaaccacattgctgtgggcgtGGAGTCaaatgtagcccagaccaggtagggatggcagttttcttccctaaaggacatagttaTAAACAGTCCAACTCTtcagtgctgaccagatatcctaaactgatctagtcccatttgtcagcatgaGGCCTTATCTCTTGCAACCCTAATGcgctcatccagatgcctcttttaaatattgtaattgtacccgccttcaatgcgttctctggcagctcattctgtaagGTCTcctctctacatgaaaaagttactggtctggtccctttttttttaaactcttcccttctctccttaaacctatgccctctagttttgttctCTCCAAACCTGGGGGGGGAAAAAAGagattggctattcaccttatccaagcctcatgatttttaaaaaatctctagaaggtcaccttTGCAGCCTCTACTCCAGGGGGGTGAGGGCTCCAGCCTGTCTCTATTCATCAAACCCTCtgatcccagtaacatccttagTTTAAGAACAtcattcctacagcagggagacaacAATTGTGCATAATGTTCCAAACATGGcctccccaatgtcctgtacagctgcaatgtgacatcccaactcctatactcaatgcattgaccaatgaaggcgaACTACCTTcgccctgtctacctgttactccgctttcaaggaaaaGTGTACCTTCACATCTTGGACTGTTTGTTTGGCAACAGTCTCCAGGTCCCTAGGtgtgagtcctgccctgatttgccttaccaaaacgcaatacctcacacttaactaaatgaaactccatctgatGCTttgtggcccatctgatcaaggtcccattgtattgagaaccttcttcactatccattactctaccaattttggtatcatttgcaaatttattaaccatacctcctttattcacaaccaaatcatttacataaataacacACTGCAGTGGTCCCAACATTCATCTTTTTGCGGtatgccactggtcacagtcctctgatctgaaaaacaacctctcccaccaccctcttgcCTACAAAGCAAGTTTTTTGTATCCAATTAACTAGCTTTTCCTgggttccatgtgatctgaccctCTGTCTGCCATgtcaaaccttgttgaatgtcttagtgaagtccacatagtcagtgtctactgctctgccttcacaaattttttttttttttttgtcgcttcttcagtcaagttagtgagacaattTCCaatgctcaaagccatgttgactatcccttctcagtctttgcctttgcaaatgcatgtaaattctgtcgCTCCAAatatcctccaacaacttaccccaatgctgacatcaggctcaccagtctatataaccctggtttttccttgcagcctttatGAAATAATgggaccacattagccaacctctagtcttctggcacttcacccgTGGCTATTGATGTtaccaatatctcagcaagggacacAGCAATCTCTTAACTAGCTTCCTGCAAAGTTCTGAGATGCACATGACCAGgtccctggggatttatcaacatTAAGATGTCCAGTGCCACGTCTGatgtgggcatttttcaagatatcactattttccccaagttctctagcttttCACGTTTCTCCACATTAAATATGTATGAAATATTTGTTTGATATCTCTTGTGTATCAGTGTTTCTCCTCCCCTATCCTCCCACCCCAAGTGAATCTTGCTAGCAAAGGTGTGTAATGTTATAATTgcaaatacaatttgtccttctATGCTGTTATCACCACTATGATTACAATTATAGCTTTGATCACTTGACTGCAACCATACTGTGAATTGTTAACTGAATTAGTTGTCATTCACTTTGGATACACAACATGTACTGTTTTTTTCCCAATCTGAAATGTTGCATACTTTGCTTGATTGTTTGCTGAGCTCACTAAATTGATCAGACAGCACCTTCATAGAACCAGTTGTGTGCAGCAACTTAAAATTGCAGTAATCACTAACTTCAACATAATCCTTTACAAGATCCATGTACCCTAAATACTTATAATGGACAGCAACATTAATATTAAAAGTATGATCTCTTCCCTTAGGTGGAAATATATTGTTTTTCTAACTTCCTGAAACTTGTGCTGGAGTATAGTGCAAAAGTCCCAGCTCTTGGCTGCCAGACATAATTGCTGAACTAAAGTCAGAAATTcttaaactcagcaggtctggcagcatctgtggagagaaaataagaGTTAGTACTTCAGGTACAGTGACCttccttcagttctgaggaaacattgactctacttttgttccacaaatgctgccagacctgctgagtttctcagcaatTCTTTCTAATtttttgtataattgcagaaCTGTTGTCACTTAGAAGGACTAAGAGCTTTGCGCGATCTAGTTAGGGGCCTGCTTGCCTCCTGTCTTCAGAATGCCTGTCATAAGCTTCTAAAGCACAATGCTGTGCTGAAGTGTcagatactgcacagaaacagacccatcggtccaattcatccaggctgaccagatatcccaaatttgTCTCATttcccagtatttggcccatgtcctcttaaaccctttctattcatattccTAATCAGATGCCTTCTAAAACTTGTAAAcatactggcctccaccacttcctctggtagctcattccatgcatgcatttgcagggaaaatgttgccccttgggtccctttttggATCTCttcctcaaacctatgccctctagtttgggactctttcccaccctggggaaaagaccttgcctatttggcctatccatgcccctcactattttataaacctctagaaggtcacccctcagccttttgcTCCAGAAAAAAtattccagcctattcagcctctcctagtagctcaaactctccagccctggcaacatgctttaattcttttctgaaccctttcaagtttcacaacatccttccttcctatgggagggagatcagaattgtattctgttccaattgtggcctaacaaatgtcctggccagctgtaacatgatctcccaactcttatactcaatgccctgaataaaagcaagcataccaaatgctgccttcactaccctgttgACCTATGAGTTCCTTGCAAGGGGAATaaaaatgaacctgcactccaagattccCCAGGGCCTTTGGCAttgtgtatgagtcctgccctgatttgcctttccaaaatgtggcacctcatttatctaaatgaaactccatctgtcactcctcagcctattgtcctatctgatcaagatcctattgtaaacCTACTATAAACATGTCTTTACTGTCTATTATGCTGCCagtttttggtgtcatctgcaaacttacaaacaacacctatgttcacatccaaatcgtttatataaacaatgaaaaataatggatccatcactgatccttatggcaaactggtcacaggcttccagactGAAAAGCTACCATCTACCaccgctgtcttctaccttcaagccagttctgtaacccAATAGCTAGTTCTTTGTGCATTTACATCatcttaccttgctaaccagtttaccatgaggaacctttgttgaatgccttgctgaagtccacataaactgcatccactgctctaccctcatcagaGTcctcaagatgtacagcatggaaacagacccttcaagtgCTTTTCTAGTGTTTAAACTGGGTTGTGGGAAGACTAAACCATTCATAACTGGGCAGTCAGAAGTACCATGGGTTTTGGTCTGGTCAATCATATGCTATGTAAAGCCAAGCAAGTAGAATAGTGTTGTAGTGCAAGTGCTTAAGATTTTGTCTTGCATTGTCCATATCCTTTGTAACCAAATTGTGGGTATGGGCTGC from the Chiloscyllium plagiosum isolate BGI_BamShark_2017 unplaced genomic scaffold, ASM401019v2 scaf_12305, whole genome shotgun sequence genome contains:
- the LOC122547165 gene encoding sorting nexin-12-like, with the translated sequence MAEALGVADTRRLHSKPQDLNDAYGPPSNFLEIDIFNPQTVGVGRSKYTTYEVRMRVSVRLLAPTSSCRGGGGGGEC